From Candidatus Sphingomonas colombiensis, one genomic window encodes:
- a CDS encoding long-chain-fatty-acid--CoA ligase encodes MLGLMQHGALTVDKFLDHAAAWHSGREIVSRDADGIVTRSNYGATHTLAKQVSNGLARAGIRPGDRVATMGWNSARHLAVWYGAAGMGAVLHTLNPRLFLEQIAYIANHAGDRILFADPACAELVGQLLPLAPTIERVIFLCDAAALPKTDYAATAFDAWAAGEPAEYTWGGFDENLACGLCYTSGTTGNPKGVLYGHRSNYIHALMTLQTDALALSGRDTVLVVVPMYHANAWGMVYSAPAVGAKMVLPGQKMDGESLVNLIEAEGVTFSSAVPTIWQGVLQYLKESGRGLGVLRRVVVGGSALPEMLIRTFRDDYGVDVIQGWGMTETSPLATISTPSAEVADLSPDERLHYGTKQGRLLCGLELKLTDDEGNRLPHDGKTPGRLMIKGPTIVSGYFGGDGGNVLDEEGFFDTGDVSTIDDKGYMQITDRAKDVVKSGGEWISSIEIENIAIGHPAVALAAVIGVTHPKWDERPILLCQLKPGATACREDLTAFLDGKIARWWMPDDVLFVDEIPLGATGKIDKKLIRQRMVGYALPFEVSR; translated from the coding sequence ATGCTCGGTTTGATGCAGCACGGCGCGCTTACGGTCGACAAGTTCCTCGATCACGCGGCGGCATGGCATAGTGGGCGCGAGATCGTTTCGCGCGATGCAGACGGTATCGTCACCCGCAGCAACTATGGCGCGACCCACACGCTGGCCAAGCAGGTATCGAATGGCCTCGCCCGCGCCGGCATCCGACCCGGCGATCGCGTGGCGACGATGGGGTGGAACTCCGCCCGCCACCTCGCCGTCTGGTATGGCGCGGCGGGCATGGGCGCGGTGCTCCACACGCTCAATCCGCGCCTGTTCCTCGAACAGATCGCCTATATCGCCAATCATGCAGGCGATCGCATCCTGTTCGCCGATCCTGCCTGCGCCGAGCTGGTCGGCCAGTTGCTTCCGCTTGCGCCGACGATCGAGCGCGTGATCTTCCTGTGTGACGCGGCCGCTCTGCCCAAAACCGATTATGCCGCCACCGCGTTCGACGCATGGGCGGCAGGCGAGCCGGCCGAATACACCTGGGGCGGATTCGACGAAAATCTGGCCTGCGGATTGTGCTACACTTCAGGCACGACAGGCAACCCCAAGGGCGTGCTATATGGGCACCGCTCGAACTATATCCATGCGCTGATGACGCTGCAGACGGATGCGCTGGCGCTATCCGGGCGCGATACGGTGTTGGTGGTCGTGCCGATGTATCATGCCAATGCCTGGGGCATGGTCTATTCGGCGCCCGCCGTCGGCGCGAAGATGGTGCTGCCGGGGCAGAAGATGGACGGCGAATCGCTCGTCAATCTGATCGAGGCGGAAGGTGTCACCTTCTCCTCCGCCGTGCCGACGATCTGGCAGGGTGTGCTGCAATATCTGAAGGAGAGTGGGCGCGGGCTTGGCGTATTGCGCCGCGTGGTGGTCGGCGGATCCGCGTTGCCGGAGATGCTGATCCGCACGTTCCGCGACGATTACGGCGTCGACGTGATTCAAGGCTGGGGCATGACGGAAACCTCCCCCCTCGCCACCATCTCGACGCCTTCGGCAGAGGTCGCTGATCTCAGCCCCGACGAGCGATTGCATTACGGCACCAAGCAGGGCCGCCTGCTCTGCGGGCTGGAACTCAAGCTGACTGACGATGAAGGCAATCGCCTGCCGCACGACGGGAAGACGCCAGGCCGGCTGATGATCAAGGGACCAACGATCGTCTCCGGCTATTTCGGTGGCGATGGCGGCAATGTGCTTGACGAGGAAGGCTTCTTTGACACCGGCGACGTTTCGACGATCGACGACAAAGGCTATATGCAGATCACCGATCGCGCCAAGGACGTAGTGAAATCCGGCGGTGAATGGATCAGCTCGATCGAGATCGAGAATATTGCGATCGGGCATCCGGCGGTCGCACTCGCGGCGGTGATCGGCGTCACGCATCCGAAATGGGACGAGCGCCCGATCCTCCTGTGTCAGCTCAAGCCCGGCGCCACGGCCTGCCGCGAGGATCTCACCGCGTTCCTCGACGGCAAGATCGCGCGCTGGTGGATGCCGGATGACGTGCTGTTCGTCGACGAAATCCCGCTAGGTGCGACGGGCAAGATCGACAAGAAGCTGATCCGCCAGCGGATGGTTGGCTATGCATTGCCATTCGAGGTTTCGCGCTGA
- a CDS encoding NAD(P)H-dependent oxidoreductase codes for MSVRVAVISGSVRNGSHNSALAALATARIRAAGGEAEVIDLSTFNLPVYSQDLELQDCPPDARRLKALLSACDAVLIATPEHNGSISTLLKNAIDWASRPSEGETMVTLSAFRGKTAGIMAASIGPFGGMRALAHLRQILGTVQMVVVPEQLAVPFADRAFTSEGALAEPLPNMILDGLIGRVLEVAGRLRQ; via the coding sequence ATGTCGGTTCGGGTAGCCGTGATTTCAGGAAGCGTGCGCAATGGATCGCACAACAGCGCGCTTGCGGCGCTGGCCACGGCGCGCATCCGGGCGGCAGGTGGCGAGGCCGAGGTGATCGACCTCTCCACCTTCAACCTGCCGGTCTATTCGCAAGACCTCGAACTTCAAGATTGCCCGCCGGACGCGCGACGGCTGAAGGCATTGCTGTCGGCGTGCGATGCCGTGCTGATCGCGACGCCCGAGCATAATGGCTCGATCTCCACCCTGCTCAAGAACGCGATCGATTGGGCATCGCGCCCCAGCGAAGGCGAAACGATGGTCACGCTCTCCGCGTTCCGCGGCAAGACCGCGGGGATCATGGCGGCGTCGATCGGGCCGTTCGGGGGGATGCGCGCGCTCGCCCATCTGCGTCAGATTCTGGGCACGGTGCAGATGGTCGTCGTGCCGGAACAACTCGCGGTGCCGTTCGCCGATCGCGCCTTCACCAGCGAAGGGGCTCTGGCCGAGCCGCTGCCGAACATGATCCTCGATGGCCTGATCGGGCGCGTCCTGGAGGTCGCCGGCCGCCTTCGTCAATAA
- a CDS encoding peptide MFS transporter, giving the protein MVDTPTADTPREPDISHINPAVGNTWFGHPKPLFWLFGTEMWERFGYYGMRALLMLYLTKHFVLGDRASAGLYGGYTALVYLTPLVGGLLADQYLGSKRAVRFGALMMAIGYFTLAFGGTPAKPYQVIDGTRYEVVVENFRDAPTSDPAEARHLLYDGQKLVMHGNDDGSLSLLAADGHVVRRVAAGSFSEQADHNPLTITILLLALSLVSVGNGFFKPNISTMVGELYTQGDRRRDAGFTIFYMGINTGSILGQFLCAIFADTIGWPAGLGLAGVAMVISFLMITFHGGRLEAYGNPPPLKGRDPALLIYLLAILAVPLFYLLFMNLMTTEKAAPGAGFIGYLMTLPLMGQLLFGTFLVSVPAILIWSFVKGSRKEGEMMLAAMVLIVFNVVFWTLFEQAGSSLTLFADRNTDRSVFGLFTLSAPQTQNFNPISIVLLAPVMSALWGWLARRGREPSIPIKFAIALMGVGGGFLFLVWGSTFAGPDFKVGLWWLAGLYVIHSLAELCISPVGLSMITKLSIARVVGLMMGVWFLSISVAQYVAGVVAQFASVETIGGQVTNLKVSLDTYTHTFTMIALVAIALGALLFVLSWPLKKWMHGVQ; this is encoded by the coding sequence ATGGTGGACACCCCGACCGCGGACACGCCGCGCGAGCCGGATATCTCCCACATCAATCCGGCTGTCGGAAACACCTGGTTCGGCCATCCCAAGCCGCTGTTCTGGCTGTTCGGCACAGAGATGTGGGAGCGGTTCGGCTATTACGGGATGCGGGCACTCCTGATGCTCTATCTCACCAAGCATTTCGTGCTTGGCGATCGCGCCTCGGCCGGCCTCTATGGCGGCTATACCGCTTTGGTCTATCTGACCCCGCTCGTCGGCGGGCTGCTCGCGGACCAATATCTCGGATCGAAGCGCGCGGTGCGGTTCGGGGCGCTGATGATGGCGATCGGCTATTTCACGCTCGCGTTCGGCGGAACGCCGGCCAAGCCATATCAGGTGATCGACGGCACGCGTTATGAAGTGGTCGTCGAGAATTTCCGCGACGCGCCGACCAGCGACCCGGCGGAAGCGCGCCACCTGCTCTATGACGGGCAGAAACTGGTGATGCACGGCAATGACGACGGCAGCCTGTCTCTGCTCGCCGCCGATGGGCACGTGGTCCGCCGCGTCGCGGCCGGCAGCTTCAGCGAACAGGCCGATCACAACCCGCTGACCATCACGATCCTGCTGCTCGCCTTGTCGCTGGTGTCGGTCGGCAATGGCTTCTTCAAGCCGAACATCTCCACCATGGTCGGCGAGCTTTACACACAGGGCGATCGCCGCCGCGATGCCGGTTTCACGATTTTCTACATGGGGATCAACACCGGCTCGATCCTCGGCCAGTTCCTCTGCGCGATCTTCGCCGACACGATCGGCTGGCCGGCCGGTCTCGGGCTGGCCGGGGTCGCGATGGTGATCTCTTTCCTGATGATAACCTTCCACGGCGGGCGGCTCGAAGCTTATGGCAATCCGCCGCCGCTCAAGGGGCGCGATCCGGCGTTGCTGATCTACCTCCTCGCGATCCTCGCGGTCCCGCTATTCTATCTGCTGTTCATGAATCTGATGACGACCGAAAAGGCGGCGCCCGGCGCGGGCTTCATCGGCTATCTGATGACGCTGCCCCTGATGGGCCAATTGCTGTTCGGCACCTTCCTCGTCTCGGTTCCCGCCATCCTGATCTGGTCGTTCGTCAAGGGCAGCCGGAAAGAGGGCGAGATGATGCTCGCGGCGATGGTGCTGATCGTGTTCAACGTCGTGTTCTGGACATTGTTCGAACAGGCGGGATCGAGCCTCACGCTGTTCGCGGACCGCAACACCGATCGCAGCGTGTTCGGCCTGTTCACGCTTTCCGCGCCTCAGACGCAGAACTTCAACCCAATTTCGATCGTGTTGCTCGCCCCGGTGATGAGCGCGCTGTGGGGCTGGCTCGCCCGGCGCGGGCGTGAGCCTTCCATCCCGATCAAGTTCGCGATCGCGCTGATGGGCGTCGGCGGGGGGTTCCTGTTCCTCGTGTGGGGATCCACCTTCGCTGGGCCGGATTTCAAGGTCGGGCTGTGGTGGCTCGCGGGGCTCTATGTGATCCACTCGCTCGCTGAATTGTGCATCTCGCCGGTGGGCCTGAGCATGATTACCAAATTGTCGATCGCGCGGGTCGTCGGGCTGATGATGGGCGTGTGGTTCCTGTCGATCTCCGTCGCGCAATATGTCGCGGGCGTCGTGGCGCAATTCGCCAGCGTCGAAACGATCGGCGGCCAGGTTACCAACCTGAAGGTGAGCCTGGATACCTATACGCACACCTTCACGATGATCGCCCTGGTGGCGATCGCGCTCGGGGCGCTGCTGTTCGTACTGTCGTGGCCGCTCAAGAAGTGGATGCACGGCGTGCAGTAA
- a CDS encoding GntR family transcriptional regulator, whose amino-acid sequence MTALSNEDSPVYIRLRATIAAGILRGDFRAGDQLPSVRALAAEHGANPLTVAKAYQSFQDDDYVEVRRGVGMFVLPGAAERLRQSEREAFVQNQWPRIRGYIELLGLDLTDLMAERA is encoded by the coding sequence ATGACAGCTTTGAGCAACGAGGACAGCCCGGTTTACATCCGTCTGCGCGCGACGATCGCCGCAGGGATATTGCGTGGAGACTTCCGCGCGGGCGACCAGCTTCCCTCGGTTCGCGCGCTCGCTGCCGAACATGGCGCCAACCCGCTGACCGTCGCCAAGGCTTATCAAAGCTTTCAGGACGATGACTATGTCGAGGTGCGGCGCGGGGTGGGGATGTTCGTCCTCCCCGGCGCGGCGGAGCGCCTGCGCCAGTCAGAGCGCGAGGCATTCGTGCAAAACCAATGGCCCCGCATCCGTGGCTATATCGAACTGCTCGGGCTCGATCTCACCGATCTGATGGCGGAGCGGGCGTAG
- a CDS encoding dipeptidase, with translation MALCATLVASPALAQDYAVRVARILRTTPLIDGHNDWPEALADREGDKRWTIDLRDLSHVSGEPYDTDIARLRKGMVGGQFWSVYVPADLPGKEQVLLTLEQIDLVKSIVARYPETFVLARTAADVRRAHAAGKIASMVGVEGGGQIDGNLSVLRSYAALGAGYLTLTHSRTIDWADSATDNPKHNGLTAFGKSVVRELNRLGMLVDLSHVSEDTMRAALAETKAPVIFSHSGARAVNDHPRNVSDAVLRLVGANGGVVMVDFAPGYVSDKNRRWSADAAAEKTRLNSPPFRGLYIGQPERAAAAYAEWLKAHPEPRATLGEVADHIDHVARLAGKRSVGLGSDFDGVGHPLPTGLEDVSTYPALLAEMMRRGWSDAEVAGLAGGNVLRVMERAEQVAKTMSASPGS, from the coding sequence ATCGCGCTTTGCGCTACGCTCGTCGCCTCTCCTGCGCTCGCGCAGGATTATGCCGTGCGCGTCGCGCGTATCCTGCGCACGACCCCGCTGATCGACGGGCATAACGACTGGCCGGAGGCCTTGGCCGATCGCGAGGGCGACAAACGCTGGACGATCGACCTGCGTGATCTCTCGCACGTCTCCGGCGAGCCGTATGACACGGACATCGCTCGGCTGCGCAAGGGGATGGTCGGCGGCCAGTTCTGGTCGGTCTATGTCCCCGCCGATCTGCCCGGTAAGGAGCAGGTATTGCTGACGCTGGAACAGATCGATCTCGTGAAGTCGATCGTCGCGCGTTACCCAGAGACGTTCGTGCTGGCGCGCACCGCCGCCGACGTGCGCCGCGCCCATGCCGCCGGCAAGATCGCCTCGATGGTGGGGGTCGAGGGCGGCGGACAGATCGACGGCAACCTCTCCGTGCTGCGCAGCTATGCGGCATTGGGCGCGGGGTATCTTACGCTCACCCATTCCCGCACGATCGATTGGGCGGATTCGGCGACCGACAATCCGAAGCACAACGGGCTCACCGCATTTGGCAAATCGGTGGTGCGCGAGTTGAACCGTCTGGGGATGCTGGTCGATCTGTCGCACGTCAGTGAGGATACGATGCGCGCCGCGCTAGCCGAAACAAAGGCGCCGGTAATCTTTTCCCATTCGGGCGCGCGCGCGGTCAACGATCATCCGCGCAACGTTTCTGATGCTGTGCTGCGGCTGGTGGGCGCAAATGGCGGCGTGGTGATGGTGGATTTTGCACCGGGTTATGTTTCAGACAAGAACCGGCGCTGGTCGGCCGACGCGGCGGCGGAGAAGACCCGGCTGAACTCACCGCCGTTTCGCGGCCTGTATATCGGCCAGCCCGAACGCGCCGCTGCCGCTTATGCCGAATGGCTGAAGGCTCATCCCGAGCCACGAGCCACGCTCGGCGAGGTCGCCGACCATATCGATCATGTCGCGCGCCTCGCGGGCAAGCGCAGCGTCGGCCTAGGATCGGACTTCGACGGGGTCGGTCATCCGTTACCGACCGGGCTGGAGGATGTCTCGACCTATCCCGCGCTGCTCGCCGAGATGATGCGCCGCGGCTGGTCCGACGCGGAGGTGGCAGGGCTGGCCGGGGGCAATGTGTTGCGCGTGATGGAGCGCGCGGAACAGGTCGCCAAAACGATGAGCGCTTCACCCGGCAGCTAG
- a CDS encoding nitroreductase produces MFNDRSTPLSLLATRRSGKPRDLAGPGPSTAQLEEMCALAARTPDHGKLAPWRFVIVGAERRAALAQVIVDAYRAERPEAKRIEIEALEQFAAQAPALIVVLSSPRVDSKIPLWEQELSAGAACMNLLHAAHAMGFAGGWLTGWAAFSDSVRDAFGAAPERIAGFVFIGTPGKPLEERPRPEAAAVISHWGG; encoded by the coding sequence ATGTTCAACGATCGCTCCACGCCGCTATCCCTTCTCGCCACCCGCCGGTCGGGCAAGCCGCGCGACCTCGCCGGGCCGGGCCCGAGCACCGCGCAGCTTGAGGAGATGTGTGCGCTCGCCGCGCGGACGCCGGATCACGGCAAGCTCGCGCCCTGGCGTTTCGTCATCGTCGGGGCAGAGCGCCGCGCCGCGCTCGCGCAGGTGATCGTCGATGCCTATCGCGCCGAGCGGCCCGAGGCGAAACGGATCGAGATCGAGGCGCTGGAGCAATTCGCCGCGCAGGCGCCTGCGCTGATCGTGGTGCTGTCGTCGCCGCGCGTCGACAGCAAGATCCCCTTGTGGGAACAGGAATTGTCGGCGGGCGCGGCGTGCATGAACCTGCTTCATGCCGCGCATGCGATGGGCTTCGCGGGTGGCTGGCTGACCGGCTGGGCTGCTTTTTCCGATAGCGTGCGCGATGCATTCGGCGCCGCGCCGGAGCGTATCGCCGGCTTCGTGTTCATCGGCACGCCCGGCAAGCCATTGGAGGAGCGCCCGCGCCCCGAAGCGGCCGCGGTAATCAGCCATTGGGGTGGTTAG
- a CDS encoding MarR family winged helix-turn-helix transcriptional regulator, with protein sequence MTEKRITRHPPEYYKNPENSIGYLTRIVFRNFSRLLERHTLQHEISAGQWRFLRQLWVEDGITQRELSERVGMREPTTVVALKGLEAAKLIRREKSKIDRRKIYIHLTPFAKSLEAKLTPLNAEVHATATAGMSNEEVETLRLLLRKVIDNLTVETRVGAPLPDSDPDGKA encoded by the coding sequence TTGACCGAAAAGCGGATCACCCGCCACCCGCCAGAATATTACAAAAACCCCGAGAATAGCATCGGCTATCTCACGCGGATCGTGTTCCGCAATTTTTCGCGATTGCTGGAACGCCATACGTTGCAGCACGAGATCTCCGCTGGACAATGGCGCTTCCTCAGACAGTTGTGGGTCGAGGACGGCATCACCCAACGCGAATTGAGCGAACGCGTCGGCATGCGCGAGCCGACCACCGTTGTCGCGCTCAAAGGGCTGGAGGCGGCGAAGCTTATTCGCCGCGAGAAGAGCAAGATCGATCGGCGCAAGATCTACATCCACCTCACCCCCTTCGCCAAATCGCTGGAGGCCAAGCTCACCCCGCTCAACGCCGAGGTTCATGCGACCGCGACGGCAGGGATGAGCAACGAGGAGGTGGAGACGTTGCGCCTGCTGCTGCGCAAGGTGATCGACAATCTGACGGTGGAAACGCGCGTGGGAGCGCCCCTTCCCGACAGCGACCCCGACGGAAAGGCTTGA
- a CDS encoding polysaccharide deacetylase family protein yields MRHIAGALAFVALACAGPAAARGGAVALTFDDLPALSILPDQAYVDDLNATLLRKLKQHHFPAIGFVNESKINDLQPEHQITNLKRWLDAGMLLGNHTFSHDSPNKLGAEGYIADIARGEQITRPMMEERGLKLQWFRHPYLETGYPAAVRNQIDGWLATHGYRIAPVTIDAEDWEFAEPYDDAIARHDVARQQSIRKAYLAYTAIRIRWSQASARVLFGRDIAHVMLLHCTRLNADTLDDLAKLLRAAHLRPVSLEQAMRDRAYRTRDDYAEKDGITWLERWAITLHKTLPEEGDEDPPAEIQAQYDRVDNDRQNNANQ; encoded by the coding sequence TTGCGACATATTGCGGGGGCACTGGCGTTCGTCGCGCTTGCCTGCGCCGGGCCGGCCGCCGCACGCGGAGGCGCGGTCGCACTGACCTTCGATGATCTGCCGGCACTCTCCATCCTGCCCGATCAGGCCTATGTCGATGATTTGAACGCAACACTGCTGCGCAAGCTCAAGCAGCACCATTTCCCCGCGATTGGCTTCGTCAACGAAAGCAAGATCAACGATCTCCAGCCCGAGCATCAGATCACCAATCTCAAGCGCTGGCTCGATGCGGGGATGCTGCTCGGCAACCACACTTTCTCGCACGATTCGCCGAATAAGCTGGGTGCCGAGGGCTACATCGCGGACATCGCGCGCGGCGAGCAGATCACGCGGCCGATGATGGAGGAACGCGGGCTGAAGCTTCAGTGGTTCCGCCATCCCTATCTGGAAACCGGCTATCCGGCGGCGGTGCGCAATCAGATCGACGGCTGGCTCGCCACGCACGGCTATCGCATCGCCCCGGTTACAATCGATGCGGAGGACTGGGAGTTCGCCGAACCCTACGACGATGCGATCGCCCGCCATGACGTTGCGCGGCAGCAAAGCATCCGCAAAGCTTATCTCGCTTACACCGCGATCCGCATCCGCTGGTCACAGGCGAGCGCGCGGGTGCTGTTCGGCCGCGATATCGCGCATGTCATGCTGCTCCATTGCACCCGGCTCAACGCGGATACGCTGGACGACCTCGCGAAGCTTCTGCGCGCGGCTCATCTTCGCCCGGTGTCGCTGGAGCAGGCAATGCGCGATCGCGCCTATCGCACGCGGGATGATTATGCCGAAAAGGACGGGATCACCTGGCTCGAACGCTGGGCGATCACTCTGCACAAAACTTTGCCCGAGGAAGGCGACGAAGACCCGCCCGCCGAAATTCAGGCGCAATACGATCGCGTTGACAATGATCGACAAAACAACGCAAATCAGTAA
- a CDS encoding NnrU family protein, with translation MEDVVAAAVAFVGTHFLLSHPLRAPIANRIGARGFLGLYSVVAFATLIWLVIAYRASPVAPLLWPVGGALWAVASIVMLVASVLLMGSLIRNPALPEMKTDIVPDARGVFAITRHPMMWAFALWGAAHILIYPEPSNIVVALAIILLALVGAALQDRKKETLQPEFWREWERRTSYWPFAAIADGRARLGGFGMHALAGGLIVWLVASWAHIPLSGWHAGIWYWLS, from the coding sequence ATGGAAGATGTCGTGGCGGCGGCGGTCGCTTTCGTAGGGACGCATTTCCTGCTGTCGCACCCGTTGCGGGCGCCGATCGCCAATCGGATCGGCGCCCGTGGCTTCCTTGGCCTCTACAGCGTCGTTGCCTTTGCGACGCTGATCTGGCTCGTGATCGCCTATCGCGCCTCGCCGGTGGCGCCATTGCTATGGCCGGTCGGCGGTGCGCTCTGGGCGGTAGCGAGCATCGTCATGCTGGTGGCGAGCGTGCTGCTGATGGGCTCGCTGATCCGCAACCCTGCATTGCCCGAAATGAAGACGGACATAGTGCCCGATGCACGCGGCGTGTTCGCGATCACGCGCCATCCGATGATGTGGGCTTTCGCGCTTTGGGGCGCGGCGCATATTCTGATCTATCCCGAGCCATCGAACATCGTCGTCGCGCTGGCGATCATCCTGCTCGCGCTTGTCGGCGCGGCGCTGCAGGATCGCAAGAAAGAGACGCTCCAGCCAGAATTCTGGCGCGAATGGGAACGACGGACGAGTTACTGGCCGTTCGCCGCCATCGCCGACGGCCGCGCTCGCCTCGGCGGATTCGGCATGCACGCATTGGCCGGTGGACTAATTGTCTGGCTGGTCGCAAGCTGGGCGCATATCCCGCTTTCAGGGTGGCACGCCGGTATCTGGTATTGGTTGAGCTGA
- a CDS encoding energy transducer TonB produces MRYGAVNWTIAAPENRYRLVAALAAGAAQMLLVWVLVTGLTVRIPHVIERSMAVFGVIPDPPPPPPERIPPPPRHSAAAKGNPSPPNLRSQATPVAAPIPVIPLPIPPVMVTAPKPYIGAQPTTGASDVAGPGTGAGGQGNGYGGGGDGDGGTGPRWRSGRLKDSDYPPDAGRAGVNGTVAVRYLVDTTGRVTECDVTRSSGSTALDDTTCGLIQKRFRFSPARDGSGRPVRAWIVENHTWVIEHDPTPPDEDDRRGR; encoded by the coding sequence GTGCGTTATGGCGCGGTGAACTGGACGATCGCCGCGCCGGAAAACCGCTACCGCCTCGTCGCCGCGCTCGCGGCGGGGGCGGCGCAGATGCTGCTCGTGTGGGTGCTGGTGACCGGGCTGACGGTACGCATCCCGCATGTGATCGAGCGCAGCATGGCGGTGTTCGGCGTCATCCCTGATCCGCCTCCACCGCCGCCCGAACGCATCCCGCCGCCGCCGCGCCATAGCGCCGCCGCCAAGGGCAACCCCTCGCCGCCCAATCTCCGCTCGCAGGCCACCCCGGTCGCCGCGCCCATTCCGGTGATCCCGCTGCCGATCCCTCCGGTGATGGTCACCGCGCCCAAACCCTATATCGGCGCGCAGCCGACAACCGGCGCAAGCGATGTGGCCGGCCCGGGCACCGGCGCGGGCGGCCAGGGCAATGGTTATGGCGGTGGAGGAGACGGCGACGGCGGCACCGGCCCGCGCTGGCGCAGCGGGCGGCTCAAGGATTCCGATTATCCGCCCGACGCGGGGCGCGCTGGCGTCAACGGCACCGTGGCGGTGCGCTATCTGGTCGACACCACCGGGCGGGTAACGGAGTGTGACGTTACCCGCTCCAGCGGCAGCACCGCGCTGGACGACACTACATGCGGCCTGATCCAGAAACGCTTCCGCTTCTCCCCCGCGCGCGATGGCAGCGGGCGCCCGGTGCGGGCATGGATTGTCGAGAACCACACATGGGTGATCGAACACGATCCGACGCCGCCGGATGAGGATGACCGACGGGGAAGGTGA